The genomic interval GGGCCCCTGGCTATGTAGCACAGAGAGGTGGTTCCCAGGGTCTCGGATTCCTTTTTAGGATCTGGTACTTAAGAACACACTACTCTGATCTCCAGCACTAGCTGCAATGCTCTAGTCTCTTCTCTCTACAGAGCCTCTGCCCCCTCCCTACAGCCTGAGAAAGGTGCGGGTCCCTGTGGTGGATAACATGGCCTGTGACCAAGCATACCAGGAAGGGGCATCTACTAGTTCTTCCTCTAAGAAAATTCTGGATGACATGCTATGTGCTGGTGAGCCTGGCAAGGACTCCTGCCAGGTGAGAATTTC from Gracilinanus agilis isolate LMUSP501 unplaced genomic scaffold, AgileGrace unplaced_scaffold59319, whole genome shotgun sequence carries:
- the LOC123256464 gene encoding tryptase-like; translation: SLLSTEPLPPPYSLRKVRVPVVDNMACDQAYQEGASTSSSSKKILDDMLCAGEPGKDSCQYDSGGPLVCKVQNKWLQAGIVSWGEGCGFPNRPGVYTRVTAYLGWILKEMK